One Microbacterium sp. No. 7 genomic window carries:
- a CDS encoding carbohydrate-binding domain-containing protein: MSHRRLTLAAAPLAVTALVLAGCSSAASEPAAWIDAATTTAPGATNEAVPGAGLNAAAVLAANADATVVYDGDWSASDAVDIALDGATATSSSDGVRVSGSTVTITDAGVFRLSGSLEGRVVVAAPDDARVVLILDGADIAASDGPAITVSTADDVVIALTGDNTVSDAASYPDGADTNAAIHADADLTITGTGSLTVTGNGNDGITSTDDLVVLSGGITVDAADDGLRGKDALVVSGGTLTVTAGGDALKSDQDGDDTKGYVWLAGGTIDLTSGDDGVSAATDVVVTDGTVSIVAGTAATAADDVPQGVAAGVTVVVEGGDIAIDAADDGLHSDGSVGIGGGTLTISSGDDGVHAEQRLEIRGGDVTIAEAVEGLEGVDVAISGGTVSVTASNDGINAAGNTASGGQGGMAGEADTGESLVISGGTVTVVARGDALDSNGSITISGGEIAVYGPTGGGEGAVDANGAVTIDGGVVLVGGSTLKVPGGAQTWVSASASGSAGSTVEILDAAGALVASFTSAASFDALLVSDAGLVAGDSYDVVVDGTTTAATAGTGLTTGMGPGGAGGFPGGGGGGFPERGPEGRPDGAAS, translated from the coding sequence ATGTCCCACCGCCGCCTGACCCTCGCCGCCGCTCCGCTCGCCGTCACGGCGCTCGTGCTCGCCGGCTGCTCCTCCGCCGCCTCGGAGCCCGCGGCGTGGATCGACGCCGCGACGACCACCGCCCCCGGCGCGACGAACGAGGCCGTGCCCGGGGCCGGGCTGAACGCGGCCGCCGTGCTGGCCGCGAACGCCGACGCCACCGTCGTCTACGACGGAGACTGGTCGGCGTCCGACGCGGTCGACATCGCGCTCGACGGCGCGACGGCGACGTCGAGCTCCGACGGGGTCCGCGTCTCCGGATCCACCGTGACGATCACGGATGCCGGGGTCTTCCGCCTCTCGGGCTCGCTGGAGGGCCGGGTCGTCGTCGCCGCGCCGGACGACGCGCGGGTCGTGCTGATCCTCGACGGCGCCGACATCGCGGCATCCGACGGGCCGGCGATCACCGTCAGCACCGCCGACGACGTCGTGATCGCCCTGACGGGCGACAACACGGTGTCGGACGCCGCGTCCTATCCGGACGGCGCCGACACCAACGCCGCGATCCACGCCGACGCCGATCTCACGATCACCGGCACGGGATCGCTCACCGTGACCGGCAACGGCAACGACGGCATCACGAGCACCGACGATCTCGTCGTCCTCTCCGGTGGGATCACCGTCGACGCGGCCGACGACGGGCTGCGCGGCAAGGACGCGCTCGTCGTCTCCGGAGGCACGCTTACCGTGACCGCCGGAGGCGACGCGCTCAAGAGCGACCAGGACGGCGACGACACGAAGGGCTACGTCTGGCTCGCGGGCGGCACGATCGATCTCACCAGCGGCGACGACGGCGTCTCCGCCGCCACCGACGTCGTGGTCACCGACGGCACGGTCTCGATCGTCGCGGGCACGGCGGCCACCGCCGCCGACGACGTGCCGCAGGGCGTGGCCGCCGGCGTCACGGTCGTCGTCGAGGGCGGCGACATCGCGATCGACGCGGCCGACGACGGGCTGCACTCCGACGGCTCCGTGGGCATCGGCGGCGGCACGCTCACGATCTCGTCGGGCGACGACGGCGTGCACGCGGAGCAGCGGCTCGAGATCCGCGGCGGCGACGTCACGATCGCCGAGGCCGTGGAGGGCCTCGAGGGGGTGGACGTCGCGATCTCGGGCGGCACGGTCTCGGTCACCGCGAGCAACGACGGCATCAACGCCGCGGGCAACACGGCCTCGGGAGGGCAGGGCGGCATGGCCGGCGAGGCGGACACGGGCGAGAGCCTCGTGATCTCCGGCGGCACGGTGACCGTCGTCGCCCGCGGCGACGCCCTGGACTCGAACGGGTCCATCACGATCTCGGGCGGCGAGATCGCCGTCTACGGCCCGACCGGGGGCGGCGAGGGCGCGGTCGACGCCAACGGCGCCGTCACGATCGACGGCGGCGTCGTGCTCGTCGGCGGCAGCACGCTGAAAGTCCCGGGCGGGGCGCAGACGTGGGTCTCGGCCTCCGCGTCCGGCTCGGCGGGCTCGACCGTCGAGATCCTGGACGCGGCGGGCGCTCTCGTCGCCTCGTTCACGTCCGCCGCCTCGTTCGACGCGCTGCTGGTCAGCGACGCGGGCCTGGTCGCCGGCGACTCCTATGACGTCGTCGTCGACGGCACGACGACCGCGGCGACGGCCGGGACCGGGCTCACCACGGGGATGGGCCCCGGCGGAGCGGGCGGATTCCCCGGCGGCGGGGGCGGCGGATTCCCCGAAAGAGGCCCAGAGGGCCGGCCGGACGGCGCGGCGTCCTAG
- a CDS encoding DUF4126 domain-containing protein — protein MEFLVGSGLAAAAGLNAWMPLFLVGLADRFTDVIQLPATWAWLSSDVALWITGILLVVEIVADKVPAIDSVNDALQTVIRPASGGIAFGAGSSSGTLSLDDPASILADGAWIPIAVGIAIALGMHLLKAALRPVANVATFGLAAPLLSTVEDVSAFTLILLAVFVPILAGLLIVALVWIAVTMLRRARRRARAVSEPAA, from the coding sequence ATGGAGTTTCTCGTGGGATCGGGCCTGGCGGCCGCCGCCGGGCTCAACGCGTGGATGCCGCTGTTCCTCGTCGGCCTGGCCGACCGGTTCACCGACGTCATCCAACTGCCCGCGACGTGGGCGTGGCTGTCGAGCGACGTCGCGCTCTGGATCACCGGCATCCTGCTCGTCGTCGAGATCGTCGCCGACAAGGTGCCCGCGATCGACTCCGTCAACGACGCGCTCCAGACCGTCATCCGCCCGGCCTCGGGCGGCATCGCGTTCGGCGCCGGTTCCAGCTCGGGCACGCTGTCGCTCGACGATCCGGCGAGCATCCTCGCCGACGGCGCGTGGATCCCGATCGCCGTCGGCATCGCGATCGCGCTCGGCATGCACCTGCTGAAGGCGGCCCTGCGGCCGGTCGCCAACGTCGCGACCTTCGGGCTCGCCGCGCCGCTGCTGTCGACCGTCGAGGACGTGTCGGCGTTCACCCTCATCCTCCTCGCCGTGTTCGTGCCGATCCTCGCCGGGCTGCTGATCGTCGCCCTGGTGTGGATCGCCGTGACGATGCTGCGCCGCGCGCGGCGACGCGCCCGCGCGGTCAGCGAGCCGGCGGCCTGA
- the coaE gene encoding dephospho-CoA kinase, whose protein sequence is MPLIALTGGIASGKSTIAARLADHGAVIVDADAIVREVQAPGSPVLAEIARAFGDDVILEGGALDRAALGARVFGDADALRTLNAIVHPAVGEEVDRRIAAAVAADPDGVVVYDVPLLVEGRGGGTWDLVVVAHAPVDVRRQRLVELRGFTPDEAAARVASQATDDERLAIADVVIETGGSLDDTIAAVDRLWERVRPPAR, encoded by the coding sequence ATGCCACTCATCGCGCTCACCGGCGGCATCGCGTCGGGCAAGTCCACCATCGCCGCGCGTCTCGCCGACCACGGCGCCGTGATCGTCGACGCCGACGCGATCGTGCGCGAGGTGCAGGCGCCCGGCTCGCCCGTGCTCGCCGAGATCGCGCGCGCCTTCGGGGACGACGTCATCCTCGAGGGCGGAGCGCTCGACCGGGCCGCGCTCGGGGCCCGCGTGTTCGGCGACGCCGACGCGCTGCGCACCCTCAACGCGATCGTGCACCCCGCCGTGGGCGAGGAGGTCGACCGGCGCATCGCGGCGGCGGTCGCCGCCGATCCCGACGGCGTGGTCGTCTACGACGTGCCGCTGCTCGTCGAGGGACGCGGGGGCGGCACGTGGGACCTCGTCGTCGTCGCGCACGCGCCCGTCGACGTGCGGCGGCAGCGTCTCGTCGAGCTGCGCGGGTTCACGCCCGACGAGGCCGCCGCGCGCGTCGCGTCGCAGGCCACCGACGACGAGCGTCTCGCGATCGCGGACGTCGTGATCGAGACCGGCGGCAGCCTCGACGACACGATCGCGGCCGTCGACCGCCTATGGGAGCGCGTCAGGCCGCCGGCTCGCTGA
- a CDS encoding acetyl/propionyl/methylcrotonyl-CoA carboxylase subunit alpha, whose product MTDTRSRRLRKVLIANRGEIAVRIAQAAAEHGLTSVAVYADADADALHVAVADEAWALPGDTVAETYLSIPALLDVARRSGADAVHPGYGFLSESAAFARAVVAAGLTWIGPAPETIEALGDKVTARGIAARVGAPLVAGTDGPVRSAEDAVAFAREHGVPIVIKAAHGGGGRGMRIVHRIEDVAEQYASAVREATLAFGRGECFAEQYLERPRHVEVQVLGDGRGRVVVVGTRDCSTQRRHQKLVEEAPAPALTPQQDQRIRQGAHDICAAVSYAGAGTVEFLVGASGAVSFLEVNTRLQVEHPVTEVTTGVDLVIEQFRIAEGRGPSIDAPPAPRGHALEFRINAEDPGRGFLPSPGRIDVFDAPGGPGIRIDAGVRAGSPVPAAFDSLVAKLVVWAPTRAAAIERARVALARFRIDGVPTLLPFHRRLVDEPRFRDADGGGMHTRWVEEECAWLDGLAAPRSDAPGAAIASSWIEIDGRRHALRLPAALLAGARVVAGEETTAASPEERAEARAEARAVVRAVVRAEGGGTLRTWAVDDGAEVSDGEPVAVVEAMKMETTIPASASGVLRRRVEPGAQLRAGEVIADIVPR is encoded by the coding sequence ATGACGGACACGCGATCGCGGCGCCTGCGCAAGGTGCTCATCGCCAACCGCGGCGAGATCGCCGTGCGCATCGCGCAGGCGGCCGCGGAGCACGGCCTGACCTCGGTCGCCGTCTACGCGGATGCCGACGCCGACGCGCTGCACGTCGCGGTGGCCGACGAGGCGTGGGCGCTGCCGGGCGACACGGTCGCGGAGACGTACCTGTCGATCCCGGCCCTGCTCGACGTCGCGCGGCGCAGCGGTGCGGACGCCGTGCATCCCGGCTACGGCTTCCTCTCCGAGAGCGCCGCGTTCGCCCGCGCCGTCGTCGCGGCCGGTCTCACCTGGATCGGGCCGGCGCCCGAGACGATCGAGGCGCTCGGCGACAAGGTGACCGCGCGCGGCATCGCCGCGCGCGTCGGGGCGCCGCTCGTGGCGGGCACCGACGGCCCCGTGCGCTCGGCGGAGGACGCCGTCGCGTTCGCCCGCGAGCACGGGGTGCCGATCGTCATCAAGGCGGCGCACGGCGGCGGCGGCCGCGGCATGCGCATCGTGCACCGCATCGAGGACGTCGCGGAGCAGTACGCGTCGGCGGTGCGCGAGGCCACGCTGGCGTTCGGGCGCGGCGAGTGCTTCGCGGAGCAGTACCTGGAGCGTCCGCGCCACGTCGAGGTGCAGGTGCTGGGCGACGGCCGCGGGCGCGTCGTGGTCGTCGGCACGCGTGACTGCTCGACCCAGCGGCGTCACCAGAAGCTCGTCGAGGAGGCGCCGGCGCCGGCGCTGACGCCGCAGCAGGACCAGCGCATCCGGCAGGGCGCGCACGACATCTGCGCGGCCGTGTCGTACGCGGGGGCGGGCACCGTCGAGTTCCTGGTCGGCGCGTCGGGCGCGGTGTCGTTCCTCGAGGTCAACACGCGCCTGCAGGTCGAGCACCCCGTGACCGAGGTCACGACGGGCGTCGACCTCGTGATCGAGCAGTTCCGCATCGCCGAGGGGCGCGGGCCGTCGATCGACGCGCCCCCGGCGCCCCGCGGCCACGCGCTCGAGTTCCGGATCAACGCCGAGGACCCCGGGCGCGGCTTCCTGCCGTCGCCCGGGCGCATCGACGTCTTCGACGCGCCCGGCGGTCCCGGCATCCGCATCGATGCGGGCGTGCGGGCCGGATCGCCGGTGCCCGCGGCGTTCGACTCGCTCGTGGCGAAGCTCGTCGTGTGGGCGCCGACGCGCGCCGCGGCGATCGAGCGGGCCCGCGTCGCGCTCGCCCGGTTCCGCATCGACGGCGTGCCCACGCTGCTGCCGTTCCACCGGCGGCTCGTCGACGAGCCGCGCTTCCGCGACGCCGACGGCGGCGGCATGCACACGCGCTGGGTCGAGGAGGAGTGCGCCTGGCTCGACGGGCTCGCGGCGCCCCGCTCCGACGCGCCCGGCGCGGCCATCGCCTCGAGCTGGATCGAGATCGACGGCCGCCGGCACGCGCTGCGCCTGCCGGCCGCGCTGCTGGCCGGTGCGCGGGTCGTCGCCGGGGAGGAGACGACCGCGGCCTCGCCGGAGGAACGCGCCGAGGCCAGGGCCGAGGCGAGAGCAGTGGTGAGGGCAGTGGTAAGGGCAGAGGGCGGCGGCACGCTGCGCACGTGGGCGGTCGACGACGGCGCCGAGGTGTCCGACGGCGAGCCGGTCGCGGTCGTCGAGGCCATGAAGATGGAGACGACGATCCCCGCGTCGGCGTCCGGCGTGCTGCGGCGGCGCGTCGAGCCGGGGGCGCAGCTGCGGGCCGGCGAGGTCATCGCCGACATCGTGCCGCGCTGA
- a CDS encoding urea amidolyase family protein produces the protein MRFLPFGTDAVLIEAGDLGAAMAVRAALVAAGVPGVTEVTSAAQTVLVRLRPELADLDRLRAVAAQGARAAHAGVAALGETIEIPVRYDGRDLAEVAALVSLDVDEVVRRHSAATYRVAFTGFAPGFAYLTGGDAVLAVPRRATPRTQVPAGAVAVAGPYSAVYPRAGAGGWQLIGRTSTPLWSTGATPPALLRPGHGVRFVAVDELPAVAAPAPGEDRGPAAAAARVLRAATPALVQDLGRSGAADSGVPPGGAMDREAFRRANRLVGNPPDAAAIEVAGGGFALRAERALVVAVTGAAGPLTRTDVGGRPCDVPADEAVALDPGETLALGAPTRGVYRYVALRGGVDARAELGSRATDVLSGLGPDPLRAGDALSLRGRAVAATAASAAGRALPSADDVLTVRVVRGPRDDWFGDDGWRALVGQEWTVTTQSNRVGIRLRGAQAIGRCRPGELPSEGMVRGAIQVPPDGAPVVFAADHPVTGGYPVIATVTADDMDLLAQAPAGARVRLRAVAPARAHTDTEGDAR, from the coding sequence ATGAGGTTCCTGCCGTTCGGAACGGACGCCGTGCTGATCGAGGCCGGCGACCTGGGCGCGGCGATGGCCGTGCGCGCCGCGCTCGTCGCGGCGGGCGTTCCCGGCGTCACCGAGGTCACGTCGGCGGCGCAGACGGTGCTCGTGCGCCTGCGTCCGGAGCTCGCCGACCTCGACCGGCTGCGCGCCGTCGCCGCGCAGGGGGCGCGGGCCGCGCACGCCGGGGTCGCCGCGCTCGGCGAGACGATCGAGATCCCCGTGCGCTACGACGGCCGCGATCTCGCGGAGGTCGCCGCCCTCGTCTCGCTCGACGTCGACGAGGTCGTGCGGCGGCACAGCGCAGCGACGTACCGCGTCGCCTTCACGGGCTTCGCCCCGGGGTTCGCGTATCTGACGGGCGGGGATGCCGTGCTCGCCGTGCCCCGGCGGGCGACGCCGCGCACGCAGGTGCCCGCGGGCGCCGTCGCGGTCGCGGGACCGTACTCCGCGGTGTACCCGCGGGCCGGCGCGGGCGGCTGGCAGCTCATCGGGCGCACGTCGACGCCCCTGTGGTCGACGGGCGCGACGCCCCCGGCCCTGCTGCGCCCCGGTCACGGCGTGCGCTTCGTCGCGGTCGACGAGCTCCCCGCCGTCGCCGCGCCCGCGCCGGGTGAGGACCGGGGCCCGGCCGCGGCCGCGGCGCGGGTGCTGCGGGCCGCGACGCCCGCGCTCGTGCAGGACCTGGGACGCTCCGGGGCCGCCGACAGCGGCGTGCCGCCCGGTGGCGCGATGGATCGCGAGGCGTTCCGCCGGGCGAACAGGCTCGTCGGCAACCCACCGGACGCCGCGGCGATCGAGGTGGCCGGCGGCGGGTTCGCGCTGCGCGCCGAGCGCGCGCTCGTCGTCGCCGTCACGGGTGCCGCGGGGCCCCTGACCCGCACCGACGTCGGCGGGCGCCCGTGCGACGTCCCCGCCGACGAGGCCGTCGCGCTGGATCCCGGAGAGACGCTCGCCCTCGGCGCGCCCACGCGGGGCGTGTACCGGTACGTCGCCCTGCGCGGCGGCGTCGACGCCCGCGCGGAGCTCGGGTCGCGCGCGACCGACGTGCTCTCGGGCCTCGGCCCGGACCCGCTCCGGGCCGGCGACGCGCTGTCGCTGCGGGGACGTGCCGTCGCGGCGACAGCGGCATCCGCGGCGGGACGCGCGCTCCCCTCGGCCGATGACGTGCTCACGGTGCGCGTCGTGCGGGGTCCGCGCGACGACTGGTTCGGCGACGACGGGTGGCGTGCGCTGGTCGGGCAGGAGTGGACCGTGACGACGCAGTCGAACCGCGTGGGCATCCGCCTGCGCGGCGCACAGGCCATCGGGCGATGCCGCCCCGGCGAGCTGCCCAGCGAGGGCATGGTGCGCGGCGCGATCCAGGTGCCGCCCGACGGCGCGCCCGTCGTGTTCGCCGCGGACCACCCCGTGACGGGCGGCTACCCCGTGATCGCGACGGTCACGGCCGACGACATGGATCTGCTCGCCCAGGCGCCCGCGGGGGCCCGGGTGCGGCTGCGCGCCGTCGCGCCCGCCCGGGCGCACACCGACACCGAGGGAGACGCACGATGA